TTTGCTCACATGGCCTGTGAGGGGTTTGCATCCAAGTGAGTGAGTGAGCGAGCAATTACAACAGTTGCGACCTTCTGCGATTAGCTATAAAGGGGTGTTTAGAAATTTGTAGTTCTTCACAAAATGTTAATACTCTTTTGCTGATATTAATCCTAAATATACAGCTCACAGATTGCAACTTAATCACATACGTTAACATACCACTTAAATCCTGATTTTGGGCAAATAATCTGATCTGAACAGTTTTTCCCCTAAATAAAGTATACCCTTTTACCATCTGCTATCCCACAGGTTGAAGGAAAAGAACTATTTCTAAGCTCTGAGGAGGCCTATGCCCTTTTCAGGAACTCCAGAGAGAGGGAAGTGGGAACTGTTTCAGAACAGTTTGGAAATGAGGCTTGCATTGCAAAGCCAGGGTCTGCCAAAAGGAACGAAGAACAAAATTCCCCCACTCCACAAGGAGCTAAGAACAAATACACAGTACTAGTAGAGTCAAGTAGAAGTAACATTATGCCATAAGCCAATGAATCAGCATTTAGCAAATTCAGCGGTGCTTGATACAACTCCAGTGAAGGATTTTTCCCATAAAAGGCTGTTGCATCCAAGCTGTCTCTGCATATTTGCTTTTCACTGAACTGGGAAATATCAGTTGTTTTAAAATTGTAAGTTTCAGTCATTTCACCCAAAGTTCAACAGCTACTAAGCCAAATTGACTAGTAGTTTCTTTGGCTTTAAGATACAATACTTCTTgccaaaattttatttcattagacatttaaataaattaggtaatgaaatttaaattttaaaagtgcgCTAAAAACATTCAAAACAATAGAGCAAAATTAACCTAAAACGAGAGATGACACTTGAACCACACTGGAAAGGAAAGTAGAATTTTGGTAAATAATTCTCCGGTAAAGTTAGGCGATTGTGGTGACAGATATGTTCTTCTGCCTTTTGTTCTGTAGTCTTTAACAAGGTACTTATGATGATTATATTGTACTGTTACTCAGTTTATTTACACTTATTcgaattattttccattttcactaCAGTTTGTTGAAGAAAAAGGTACATTCATGTATGTAATACTGACTTAGATGCAGTTTAAGGATGACTTGCTGAGTTTTCTCTGAAGTGGATGAAAAATGCTCAGACTTTACTGCATTGCAACTGTGACATGAAGCATCTCTAGATGCTATAGGGTACATTACATGCACGACACTGAAGCCATATCAGAGCATCACTGCTACTCCCTACACCTCATGACAAGAactgggtttatttttattactctaaaaAAAGGACACCTCAACACTCATTACAACGTCTCAATACTTTGCCAAAGAGATTATCTTCTTTCCCTTGATGAAGCACACAGATTAAGTAACTATATTAAACTCTTACATGTCTTTTTTAGCATACAACATAATAAAATTACAACCTTTCAGATTCCCCTGTCTGCAAGGTCATTCTCTTTGTACTTAATCTAAAAACAAAGGAATCACAAAAGACTTAATTACCTGTAATTAATTACATCTGCACAGCCTAATCTCCATTCTAAGGTTTCTGTAGTGAAGTCATCAGTGTTACCGAGGTCAGTGAAGCCCACGACGTAGTCCTGTGTTTTCCCATCTTTTATTAGTGCTAGAGTGGGAATTACTTTGATGCGCAGTCTTTCGCACAAGAAAGGAGatttttcagcatttaattTCAAGAATTTTGTCTCAATGTGCTTTTTTGCCAATACAGTCAAATGTTTGTCCATTATTTGGCACCTGTGGAAAAATTAACCCAAAATATATAAAGTGTTAGAATGAATAAGCTGACGAATATGCATTTGAGAGGAAGTTTGAAAGGAGCAGTAAAGAACTAGTTCTATCATGGTAATACTTGGACATTACCTCTGTAATAGAGAATTTAGTTTCAAGACAAACTATGTTTCAGAGGTAGCTGGATTTAATGACTAATAGTGGAACAGCTTGGAGCACCTCTATTGTATAATTATACCATCCCTTTCtctaatttcttcctaattacCTTCCGTACACCTGGAAGCCTCACCCTCATTTCTGGAGGCCTGCACTTACTGATGACAGTTCTTTCTATTCTTCCAGCTCTAGCTTCACTGCCTGTCAACTGGAAAAATTTCTCTGTAGAAAATTTCTTCAGAGAAGTACTCTCAATGTGTTAGTGTTCTGGATTTTTGCAGTCACTACCTTCACAGCTGAGATGCAGTAACTCGGTGTAAGTAAAGAAAAGTGATTTGCACAGACTGCTTTGCACAATAGTGCTAAAGGCAAAAATACTTGGCTTCTCTGTTGCCATGGAATAGGAGTGAGCATACAACTACTGTTTCTCAGCCATGGGGCAGTGATGTGAACTCCCAAAATACTTGTCAGACCACCGAGATTCATGGACTCATCACCTGCAATCTCAGCTTTCTGGATAGTCTTCTTGAAGTGGGTTGGCTCAGCTGCATGAACTCTGTGATGTGACTGTCCTTAAACTTGAGAGGAGAGCTGAACAGATCAAAAAAGCTGGACTGGGCAAAGATGAAAGCAACTTGATAAGGTGGTTGGTAAACCCAACACATGAGCTTCAACCTGTTTGTCAGCATGACACACTTTACAAAGCACTTTCTCAGCAGTTCTTTTTCCTGTCTGAGCCTACACACTTTGCTGATTCAAGAAACAAGAACCAAAACCTGTCCTAAGCTACTTTATTTGCAGTGATAGCCTTTCACCCTCTTGAGTAAAAACTAGCCAAACACAACTGCTTTAAACACGTAGGAAATGTAGGACACAGATACCTCACTGCAAAATCCAGCCTTGACCTCTTTCAATTTCTCACATGGAAGATGTTTCAGTTTATATTCTATAAGCTAGGGAGAACATAACAcctctggggggaaaaaaaaccccaaagaaccaAAACCAGGACAAATGGCTCCTCCTTCAATAAACTACTCTACTTTGTTACTGCATTTTAACAGAACACATTGAGAGACCCAGTGAGGAACAGCCTACAGCCCAGAACTTCCAAAATTCTTCCAAGGAAGTGGGACATCTTAGTTTGGGTTCCTATTCTGAGTCACCACATAGTCTCAGATCTTGGTGTCTCACACTCTAAAAAAAGTGACAGAATCACAAAGGCACAGGCACAAAGGGAAAGCAGCTGCAACTGATCCTTTCAAAGTAAAAGGTTAAATTCTCAAGATGTCTAGACAAGATTTAGGGCATATTTTCCTGTTTGCCAGAACCACCCAGATCTGGACTAACCAAAGCCATCTTTTTGAAAGGCTGCTCTTGTATGGTCTACATTTACAGACCCAACTGCCTCAAACTAAATCAATAATGAAACACAGCACTCTCTCAAATACTGTCAAAGAGGTTAAACATCTGTGTTCTAATCAACTATGTAGCAGAATACAAATTGTTATCCAATCATGTTCAGATTAACTGAAGtggaaaaatacataaaaaaaaatcaaatgtctTGAAAAGTGACTGAGATTTGTAATGAAGCAATGTGAATACTTCTAAAAATGCTTGTTCATGACTGAGatttgaaagaacaaaaaacacatttgttttTGTAGACATCTTTAAACAAAAGTTTCTTCAGCACAGCTTAGTTACTATACCTGAATGTTGTATCTCTATAGAAATGGCAAACcacatttttactttctttgaCTTCTTGGAAAAAGTCTCTCTCGCTTGGAATTTCTCTGTATTCTCCATGTCCTTTTGAAAGCCACTCCTTGAAAAACATGAGAGCAAATAATTAGTATGGAGGTTGTTAGGCTATCTGTGGTGCAAACTCTACAGCTTTTAGAAAATGGAAGAGGAGGCCTGCAGTGAAAACCCATTTCATACAGTAGTGGAGAAACTAATTACTTTCTCCCctttagttttgttttaaagataCAAAGATAAGGCCACCTTACTTATTTGTAAATACAAATCTTGTACAGAGCTACATAAAATTCTGCAATGCAGCCTCTCAGTAAGACAAGAGTAGTTCAAAGAATACAACAAAAACTCTTAAAAAATCAGTGAGAGAAAAAGCCTACTAACTCATCTGCAATAAATGATGTTTACCTATCAAATATACACTGAAGGGATCTTAACATGAACCAGGCTCACAGAAAATCATGCAGAA
The nucleotide sequence above comes from Molothrus aeneus isolate 106 chromosome 2, BPBGC_Maene_1.0, whole genome shotgun sequence. Encoded proteins:
- the TXNDC9 gene encoding thioredoxin domain-containing protein 9; the encoded protein is MAADTSVDILQKVLENEILQSAKVVEEHLDAELQKLDQMDEDELERLKQRRLEALKKSQQQKQEWLSKGHGEYREIPSERDFFQEVKESKNVVCHFYRDTTFRCQIMDKHLTVLAKKHIETKFLKLNAEKSPFLCERLRIKVIPTLALIKDGKTQDYVVGFTDLGNTDDFTTETLEWRLGCADVINYSGNLMDPPFQSQKKYGTSFTKLDKKTIRGKIYDSDSDDD